A portion of the Maridesulfovibrio frigidus DSM 17176 genome contains these proteins:
- a CDS encoding AAA family ATPase: protein MKYGISIDNYKYNDSNKIEIENNYFYILTYTNTMKSIQVENLKSLVKTPKIEIKPITILVGKNSSGKSTFLRTFPLFKQSVEENIKAPILFCGNYVDFGEFGEIRNKSTKNDSITFTIESEIDQKSLLNNAYRYSFNLSKFMDQNSNEILPIKFISKIKNKVKNVRNTYLESFKISIADQNLDFKFDEDSKLIDLNINDESFKDFLADIYSTNSGLVPNLITKISLDKNYIYSHSWVFPQFQEQSRYERLVKIIKKHVYNTTSDENIADIVRSISIGSKSFTLSSCKNDFLKTKTWIKKAKTWTTDSKEFQSVNNALLFENFMSMVNFIGNHFKLYSQRINYISPFRASPERYYRHQELAVHNIDPQGKNTAIFLDNLTNRQKKNLEEWTDNNFDIKLKTTYKSGHLSIELKENKSDFYINIADIGFGYSQLLPIIIQLWFKTTKDHKDIIFETGYETFAIEQPELHLHPKMIGHFTDLLVKLISSNHLKETNIKLIIETHSKSLINRIGQHIAKKNITPDSVNVVIFDNKNGYESNIDIAKFNDKGMLNNWPANFFLPERF, encoded by the coding sequence TTGAAATATGGAATAAGCATTGACAATTATAAGTATAATGACTCTAACAAAATTGAAATTGAAAACAATTATTTTTACATTCTAACATACACAAATACTATGAAATCAATACAAGTTGAAAATCTAAAAAGTCTTGTCAAAACACCTAAAATTGAAATTAAACCTATTACTATTCTTGTTGGCAAAAATAGCAGTGGGAAAAGCACCTTTTTAAGAACCTTCCCACTTTTTAAACAGAGCGTAGAGGAAAACATAAAAGCTCCAATACTTTTTTGTGGAAACTATGTAGATTTTGGTGAATTTGGTGAAATCAGAAATAAGAGCACTAAAAATGATTCTATAACATTCACTATTGAATCAGAAATTGATCAAAAATCGCTACTAAATAATGCTTATAGATATAGTTTTAACTTAAGCAAATTTATGGATCAAAATAGTAATGAAATTCTTCCTATAAAATTCATATCAAAAATAAAAAACAAAGTAAAAAATGTCCGTAATACTTATTTAGAATCTTTTAAAATATCTATAGCAGACCAGAATTTAGACTTTAAATTTGACGAAGACTCGAAGTTGATTGATCTCAATATTAATGATGAAAGCTTTAAAGATTTTTTAGCTGACATATATAGTACAAATTCTGGATTAGTACCGAATCTCATAACTAAAATATCCTTAGATAAAAATTACATATACAGCCATAGCTGGGTCTTTCCGCAATTCCAGGAACAATCTCGTTACGAACGCTTGGTGAAAATAATTAAGAAACACGTCTATAATACAACTAGTGATGAAAATATTGCCGACATTGTGCGCTCCATATCAATCGGATCCAAATCTTTCACCTTATCAAGCTGTAAAAACGATTTTCTAAAAACTAAAACTTGGATTAAAAAAGCTAAAACGTGGACTACCGATTCCAAAGAATTTCAAAGCGTTAACAATGCTTTATTGTTTGAAAATTTTATGAGTATGGTAAATTTTATTGGTAACCATTTTAAATTATACTCTCAAAGAATTAACTATATAAGTCCTTTTAGAGCTTCTCCAGAAAGGTACTATCGCCATCAAGAATTAGCTGTCCATAACATAGATCCGCAAGGTAAAAATACAGCAATATTCCTTGACAATCTAACCAACAGGCAAAAAAAGAATTTAGAAGAATGGACCGACAACAATTTTGATATAAAACTTAAAACAACATACAAATCAGGTCATCTTTCTATTGAACTTAAAGAGAATAAATCTGATTTTTACATAAATATTGCTGACATAGGATTTGGTTATTCTCAACTTCTGCCTATTATTATCCAACTTTGGTTCAAAACTACTAAAGATCATAAAGACATAATCTTTGAAACTGGATACGAAACATTCGCTATTGAGCAGCCAGAGTTGCACCTACACCCTAAAATGATAGGTCATTTTACGGATTTACTAGTAAAACTGATATCTTCAAATCATTTAAAAGAAACAAATATAAAACTAATTATCGAAACTCATAGCAAGTCACTTATTAATAGAATTGGTCAACACATAGCTAAAAAAAACATTACTCCTGACTCAGTAAACGTAGTTATATTCGACAATAAAAACGGCTACGAATCAAACATAGACATTGCCAAATTCAATGATAAAGGAATGTTAAATAACTGGCCTGCTAATTTCTTTCTTCCGGAGCGATTTTAA
- a CDS encoding helix-turn-helix domain-containing protein yields the protein MSLALNDNLSQSRKRALDAWFVANGIKKKDVAKELDITPQQLSQFLNSQYTKLSVYEKLCSVELGEEGFKIPKHLVPLPTKAQKTGPKARVA from the coding sequence TTGTCTTTAGCACTAAACGATAATCTCAGTCAAAGCAGAAAGCGTGCTTTGGATGCATGGTTTGTGGCCAATGGAATTAAAAAAAAGGATGTAGCTAAAGAGCTAGATATTACTCCTCAGCAGCTGTCCCAGTTTTTGAATAGCCAGTACACAAAGCTATCTGTTTACGAGAAACTTTGCAGTGTAGAGTTAGGTGAAGAGGGTTTTAAAATTCCAAAACATCTGGTTCCTCTACCTACAAAAGCTCAAAAGACCGGCCCAAAAGCGAGGGTAGCATGA
- a CDS encoding helix-turn-helix domain-containing protein, with protein sequence MKDFIGDGFPERLQQIIDSKEWNKGEFAKVGDVTGKSMSTYVGGTALPKAKTLANWGTFADISIDWLLLGRGEMYYSKRAKEELDPIIRRIHETRKVLEELGADPETIQQAILNITKSSGDELQENFAS encoded by the coding sequence ATGAAAGACTTTATAGGAGATGGCTTCCCAGAACGCCTTCAACAGATCATAGATTCTAAAGAATGGAACAAGGGTGAATTTGCCAAAGTAGGTGATGTTACAGGAAAAAGTATGTCCACTTATGTTGGTGGTACTGCTTTGCCTAAAGCGAAGACTTTGGCGAACTGGGGTACTTTTGCAGATATAAGTATTGATTGGCTGCTGCTTGGCCGTGGTGAAATGTACTATTCTAAAAGAGCTAAAGAAGAATTAGATCCTATAATTCGCAGAATCCACGAAACACGGAAAGTTCTTGAAGAGCTAGGGGCAGACCCTGAAACCATCCAACAAGCGATTCTGAACATCACTAAAAGCTCAGGTGATGAGCTTCAAGAAAATTTCGCGAGTTAA